A single window of Flavobacterium sp. 140616W15 DNA harbors:
- a CDS encoding RNA polymerase sigma factor codes for MKEKEQQFLSRIENHKGILYKVSKMYMDNYDDQQDLFQKIICQLWKAYDSFRNESQFSTWMYRVAVNTAIVFLKKDKKKVDKYAIVSENIKEEETDSHIKESQIEHFYKAVQKLEKIDKAIIFYQLEGFSHKEIGENLGISEGNARVKLNRAKEKLKEIIKNQGYGF; via the coding sequence TTGAAAGAGAAAGAGCAACAGTTTTTAAGCCGGATAGAAAATCATAAAGGAATCCTATACAAAGTTTCTAAAATGTACATGGATAATTATGATGATCAGCAAGATTTGTTTCAGAAGATTATTTGTCAGCTTTGGAAAGCGTATGATAGTTTTAGAAATGAAAGCCAATTTTCTACCTGGATGTATCGTGTGGCAGTAAATACGGCAATTGTTTTTTTAAAGAAAGATAAAAAGAAGGTTGATAAATATGCAATTGTTTCAGAAAATATAAAAGAAGAAGAAACGGATTCACATATAAAAGAAAGTCAGATAGAGCATTTTTATAAGGCAGTTCAAAAATTAGAAAAAATTGATAAAGCTATTATCTTTTACCAACTTGAAGGATTTTCGCATAAAGAAATAGGAGAAAACTTAGGTATTTCGGAGGGTAATGCTAGAGTGAAATTAAATAGAGCAAAAGAAAAATTAAAAGAAATAATTAAGAATCAAGGATATGGATTTTAA
- the bioD gene encoding dethiobiotin synthase: MKLFITGISTDVGKTIASAIIVEALEADYWKPIQAGDLDNSDTGKVQSKISNKKSQFHKNSYALNTPASPHLAAEIDGVTIDLNEIREPQTDNHLVIEGAGGVFVPLNNEEFVIDLIQSNYKVIVVSRHYLGSINHTVLTIEALKSRKLNIAGIIFSGSENKSSEAIILNSTGVKCIGRIDEEPYFDQNVIREYADLFRENLLEL, translated from the coding sequence ATGAAACTATTTATTACAGGTATTTCTACTGATGTTGGAAAAACAATTGCTTCGGCTATAATCGTAGAAGCATTAGAGGCTGATTATTGGAAGCCTATTCAGGCGGGTGATTTAGATAACTCAGATACAGGAAAAGTTCAGTCAAAAATTTCGAATAAAAAATCTCAATTTCATAAAAATTCATACGCATTAAATACACCAGCAAGCCCTCATTTGGCCGCAGAGATTGATGGAGTTACTATTGATTTGAATGAGATAAGGGAGCCACAAACTGATAACCATTTGGTTATTGAAGGGGCAGGAGGAGTTTTTGTACCATTAAATAATGAAGAATTTGTAATAGATTTAATTCAGTCAAATTATAAAGTTATAGTGGTTTCTAGACATTATTTAGGAAGCATTAATCATACAGTGTTAACAATTGAAGCTTTGAAGAGCCGAAAATTAAATATTGCAGGAATTATTTTTAGCGGAAGCGAAAACAAATCTTCCGAAGCTATTATTTTAAATAGTACAGGAGTAAAATGTATTGGGCGAATTGATGAAGAACCTTATTTTGATCAAAATGTAATTCGAGAATATGCCGATTTATTTCGAGAGAATCTTTTAGAATTGTAA